A genome region from bacterium SCSIO 12844 includes the following:
- a CDS encoding class II aldolase/adducin family protein — MNKAEKDIRKKLTISHHIIQNNNFDDLLSTHLSARIPNTDQILITPLDVAFEAVEPHMLIKLDLKGNMIGDNGYTVMPQGSNIHLPIYQNNPHIQAAMHTHSIYGTAVSSLECGLLFINQHALRFYNDVAYHDFDALALGNEGEQIAKSLTDKKVMILKNHGLLTTGSSIEQAAYLLFYLERVCKIQIKTLSANQSIIEISPETCLKTKSQFMKISNPYEEFLALANRCPQASKYAQYDN, encoded by the coding sequence ATGAATAAAGCTGAGAAAGATATAAGAAAAAAACTTACCATTAGTCATCATATTATTCAAAATAATAACTTTGATGATTTGTTATCAACTCATTTAAGTGCTCGAATTCCTAATACTGACCAAATCTTAATTACACCGCTAGATGTAGCATTTGAAGCAGTTGAACCTCATATGTTAATTAAGCTAGATCTAAAAGGTAATATGATTGGAGATAATGGCTATACTGTGATGCCTCAAGGTAGTAACATTCATTTACCAATTTATCAAAATAATCCACATATCCAAGCTGCTATGCATACTCATAGCATCTATGGCACGGCTGTTTCTTCCCTTGAGTGTGGCTTATTATTTATCAATCAACATGCATTAAGATTTTATAATGATGTTGCCTATCATGATTTTGATGCACTTGCTCTTGGTAATGAAGGAGAGCAAATTGCTAAAAGTTTAACTGATAAAAAAGTTATGATACTAAAAAATCATGGACTATTAACTACAGGCAGCTCTATTGAACAAGCTGCATACTTACTTTTTTACTTAGAAAGGGTCTGTAAAATTCAAATAAAAACTTTATCAGCCAATCAATCTATTATCGAAATTTCCCCAGAAACTTGTTTAAAAACCAAGTCTCAATTTATGAAAATTTCTAACCCATATGAGGAATTCTTAGCCCTAGCTAATCGCTGCCCACAAGCATCTAAGTATGCTCAATACGATAACTAA
- a CDS encoding amidohydrolase family protein: MNIIDSHIHLWDIENNYNQWIFLSDDFKAIQKSFTLEAIKTSLDHPLKGIVHIEAHDSKVDTLKETQWLIKEAQKHPEIKLKIIAFVDILQSPNTFKTAIERLLEYPEVIGIRHILAHQDLAHYNPMQSDESTNSNLIENLQILADYNLIFEAQFYPKQWLKLMPFLDQFKGKIMLEHLSLPIMDNDNEFHLWTQAIESLKPFKSIYIKVSGLNMFKSNFKLNELNKLLNYLVDTIGIERLIYGSNFPVDFNDNYSTWLNQLKQTNLNDADKKKLFFDNANQFYAFNF; the protein is encoded by the coding sequence ATGAACATCATCGACAGTCATATCCATTTATGGGATATAGAAAATAACTACAATCAATGGATTTTTTTATCTGATGACTTTAAAGCCATTCAAAAATCCTTTACTTTAGAAGCCATTAAAACATCACTTGATCATCCTCTTAAAGGTATTGTGCATATTGAAGCACATGATTCAAAAGTTGATACACTTAAAGAAACTCAATGGCTTATTAAAGAAGCGCAAAAACATCCAGAGATTAAACTTAAAATCATTGCCTTTGTTGATATTTTACAATCTCCAAATACATTTAAAACTGCTATCGAGCGTTTGCTAGAATACCCAGAAGTTATTGGTATTCGCCATATTTTAGCGCATCAAGACTTAGCCCATTATAACCCGATGCAATCAGATGAAAGTACTAACTCAAACTTGATTGAAAACTTGCAAATATTAGCTGATTATAACTTAATTTTTGAAGCACAATTCTACCCAAAACAATGGCTTAAACTCATGCCTTTTTTAGATCAATTCAAAGGCAAGATTATGCTTGAACACTTATCATTACCCATTATGGATAATGATAATGAATTTCACTTGTGGACTCAAGCCATTGAATCACTTAAGCCATTTAAATCGATTTATATTAAAGTCTCTGGCTTAAATATGTTTAAAAGTAATTTTAAACTAAATGAACTCAATAAGCTTTTAAATTATTTAGTGGATACAATCGGCATTGAGCGCTTAATTTATGGTAGTAATTTTCCAGTTGATTTTAATGATAATTATTCAACATGGTTGAATCAATTAAAACAAACTAATTTAAATGATGCTGACAAAAAAAAGCTTTTCTTTGACAATGCCAATCAATTTTATGCATTTAACTTTTAA